In Dyadobacter subterraneus, a single genomic region encodes these proteins:
- a CDS encoding SusD/RagB family nutrient-binding outer membrane lipoprotein: protein MKSIFKVFLVATLVGFSSCSEDELRTADTLQQKDAIESVNDPYLLASVIKRTSLFYQKMSFDNRKLPAAVQHMESNYQSGDNFYDGFRLATTDMYDAMDILKLIDGSINLAQTRGSKTHQGIFKVFRVMLFSFMTDFYGDVYYSEALKAREGILYPKYDKEQDIYNGLLTELDEASTLISGGTEEISTSYDLMFAGDKVKWQKFANSVKLRLLMRASGKITDVGAKIAAISGNVLSEPTENASISYIGTTGDNGSILGNSWTGGTVNWGSVDEFNKRRPCKTLVDKLADLSDPRAAIWFAPVERPWTSDKSLDGVTFATTDPNGYTYSSTWEYIDRSKPEIAEYATKDILIDSNKVYVGFIAGMQADWKNGNGHYNTAAGGVVGNFKVSKFSTLFRQNTHPLLKAQIMNSDEVQFLLAEAAAKGLITGSADTYYRKGITNSLLRWGVPQATVTKYLAQSNIALPTDKAGQLAKIADQKWISLFLVSAEAYLDLRRTKLPNIFNNGRLGTYTFPLRYRYPGNELGQNRDAYDLGVSSLSPAVDDQFSKIWLLQ from the coding sequence ATGAAATCTATATTTAAAGTATTTTTAGTTGCTACACTGGTAGGATTTTCTTCCTGCAGTGAAGACGAGTTACGAACAGCGGATACATTACAGCAAAAAGATGCCATCGAGTCGGTAAATGATCCATATCTGCTAGCTTCTGTTATCAAAAGAACATCGCTTTTTTATCAAAAGATGAGTTTTGATAACAGAAAACTTCCTGCTGCTGTTCAGCATATGGAAAGTAATTACCAGAGTGGTGATAACTTCTATGATGGTTTCAGATTGGCTACCACGGATATGTATGATGCCATGGATATTCTTAAACTCATTGATGGTTCTATCAATCTTGCACAAACCCGCGGTTCAAAAACACATCAAGGGATTTTCAAGGTTTTCCGGGTGATGCTTTTTTCTTTCATGACCGATTTTTATGGTGATGTGTATTATTCGGAGGCTTTGAAAGCGAGAGAAGGTATTTTGTATCCAAAATATGACAAAGAACAGGATATCTATAACGGATTACTTACTGAACTTGACGAAGCGTCCACATTAATTTCTGGTGGAACCGAAGAAATATCAACCTCGTATGATCTGATGTTTGCAGGTGACAAAGTTAAATGGCAAAAATTCGCCAACTCGGTAAAACTAAGATTATTAATGCGTGCATCAGGCAAAATCACTGATGTGGGAGCAAAAATTGCGGCTATTTCCGGAAATGTTTTATCCGAACCTACTGAAAATGCTTCGATTTCTTATATTGGAACGACAGGTGATAATGGAAGCATTCTGGGAAATTCCTGGACGGGTGGTACTGTTAACTGGGGTTCTGTTGATGAATTCAATAAAAGGAGACCATGTAAGACATTAGTTGACAAATTGGCGGATTTGAGCGATCCGCGCGCAGCAATCTGGTTTGCTCCTGTTGAAAGACCGTGGACAAGCGACAAAAGTCTTGACGGTGTTACTTTTGCAACCACAGATCCAAATGGTTATACTTATTCTTCAACCTGGGAATATATCGACAGGTCAAAACCTGAAATTGCTGAATACGCGACAAAAGATATATTGATTGATTCCAATAAAGTTTATGTTGGTTTCATTGCTGGTATGCAGGCTGACTGGAAAAATGGAAACGGGCATTATAATACAGCCGCCGGTGGTGTTGTAGGTAACTTTAAAGTTTCCAAATTCTCTACATTGTTCAGACAAAACACGCATCCGCTGCTTAAAGCGCAGATTATGAACAGTGATGAAGTTCAGTTTTTGTTGGCAGAAGCTGCTGCAAAAGGATTAATCACCGGAAGCGCTGATACTTATTACCGCAAAGGAATTACAAATTCACTGCTTCGCTGGGGAGTACCTCAGGCAACAGTTACAAAATATCTGGCTCAGTCAAATATTGCTTTACCAACAGATAAGGCAGGCCAACTTGCGAAAATCGCAGACCAAAAGTGGATCAGTTTGTTCCTGGTTTCTGCGGAAGCTTATCTTGACCTGCGTCGTACTAAATTACCAAATATATTCAACAATGGCAGATTAGGTACTTATACATTCCCGCTTCGCTACCGCTACCCGGGTAATGAACTTGGGCAAAACAGAGATGCTTATGATCTTGGTGTATCGTCTTTGTCGCCAGCAGTAGACGATCAATTCTCTAAAATCTGGTTGCTGCAATAA